The Salvia miltiorrhiza cultivar Shanhuang (shh) chromosome 1, IMPLAD_Smil_shh, whole genome shotgun sequence genome has a window encoding:
- the LOC131019746 gene encoding small heat shock protein, chloroplastic-like — MATGTLSFSPLSSNSVVATTNRAAVVPCSAFFPSACKLAKSRSSSSVRAQATGDSKDSAVDVHVTSGQRGGDDQRTAVERRPRRLAADVVSPFGLLDRVSPMRSMRQMLDTMDRLFGDVMTYPGTAAEARWPWDMSEEENEVRMRFDMPGLSKEDVRVCVEDDVLVIKGDRKSDDGWSSYSSYATRLRLPENFDKEKVKAEMKNGVLCISVPKTKVERKVVDVEITG; from the exons ATGGCGACCGGAACTCTGAGTTTCTCTCCGCTTTCATCAAACAGCGTTGTTGCTACGACAAACAGAGCTGCCGTCGTTCCTTGCTCCGCATTCTTCCCTTCGGCATGTAAGCTAGCAAAAAGCAGGTCGTCGTCGTCTGTCAGAGCTCAGGCCACCGGAGATAGCAAAGACTCCGCCGTCGACGTTCATGTTACCAGCGGACAGCGCGGCGGTGATGACCAGCGCACCGCCGTCGAACGCCGCCCGCGGCGCCTGGCTGCCGACGTAGTATCTCCTTTTG GATTGCTGGACAGAGTGTCGCCGATGCGTTCGATGCGTCAAATGTTGGACACGATGGACAGACTGTTCGGCGACGTGATGACGTACCCCGGCACGGCGGCGGAAGCGCGATGGCCTTGGGACATGAGCGAGGAGGAGAATGAGGTGAGGATGAGATTCGACATGCCCGGATTGTCCAAGGAAGATGTGAGAGTGTGCGTGGAAGATGACGTGCTGGTGATCAAGGGAGACAGGAAAAGCGACGATGGGTGGTCGAGCTACAGCTCCTACGCCACCAGGCTGAGGCTGCCGGAAAACTTCGACAAGGAAAAAGTGAAGGCGGAGATGAAGAACGGAGTTCTCTGCATCTCTGTGCCTAAGACTAAAGTCGAGAGGAAAGTAGTTGATGTTGAGATTACTGGTTGA